One Anopheles marshallii chromosome 3, idAnoMarsDA_429_01, whole genome shotgun sequence genomic region harbors:
- the LOC128716035 gene encoding nuclear hormone receptor FTZ-F1 beta — translation MRIMTSTEVNGSGGIPAATRGGNVSVTTINCDDGGMSGLPLDVSGVVAAIKHNNNNNSINNNNNTASSNSSHNVNNNTSTSTTAGTTTATSAGGSPVAMTTGGIFGNVSGGIRITVPKMEESDESDTELSNIEKTAALTNGVNMREERSASKSLPRPMSWEGELSEPEEPMLVDNENSSSSSNGGGGSKLVIAPIDPSPIAMVVPKREEELDVEPPTSGPGITEPLALTASSSSSSSSSNSIVGSYNLSSHGNSQGGGTIRNPHSSSNTGSSSSSNSPLPNRLMIKPEAGLPLINPGLAYNVSGLGNSTNIPTSSAAGSSTMKKGLPDVINLKYELPPGGVGDPGGGSALPPNAIHSPLLVRSKTTLLPANPSPDSAIHSVYTHSSPSQSPLTSRHAPYTPSLSRNNSDASHSSCYSYSSEFSPTHSPIQGRHNIFAGSGGGGSGGSGGGSASFNGSPLHHSVLYKPMLDSEQQQQQALKQLAAAAAAAAQEEPLYDGDHLPSPGISRQQLINSPCPICGDKISGFHYGIFSCESCKGFFKRTVQNRKNYVCLRGAACPVTIATRKKCPACRFEKCLQKGMKLEAIREDRTRGGRSTYQCSYTLPGPLVNAGGGMQAGDSPGAGSFQYGGTVRSPYAGGGPGVGGGQQMKMEPPDGGMMMVGSGSIGGGSGAMNGIGNGPGLDGGSGSSGANHMQPGIPVLLQEIMDVEPLWQYNAQELARLNQPATNVSSTTIANNPILSSAGISSDSSPDLIANLCNIADHRLYKIVKWCKSLPLFKHISIDDQICLLINSWCELLLFSCCYRSISTPGEIKISLGKSITLDQVKNSGLQTCIERMLNLTDHLRRLRVDRYEYVAMKVIVLLSSDTSELKESEKVRTSQEKALQALQAYTLAHYPKSPAKFGELLLRIPELQRTCQVGKEMLTIKPKDGEEPSFNLLMELLRGEH, via the exons ATGAGAATTATGACATCGACGGAGGTAAACGGAAGCGGCGGAATACCTGCGGCAACACGCGGCGGAAACGTGTCCGTAACGACGATCAACTGTGACGATGGCGGTATGAGCGGATTACCGCTGGACGTTAGCGGTGTAGTGGCGGCgatcaaacacaacaacaataataacagcatcaacaacaataacaacacggCGAGTAGCAATAGCAGCCACAATGTGAACAATAACACCAGCACTAGTACTACTGCGGGTACTACGACTGCTACGAGTGCCGGAGGGAGTCCGGTAGCGATGACGACCGGTGGCATCTTTGGAAACGTGAGCGGTGGAATACGCATCACCGTGCCGAAGATGGAAGAGTCCGATGAGTCGGATACGGAGTTGTCCAACATTGAGAAGACGGCGGCACTGACGAACGGTGTAAATATGCGCGAGGAACGTAGCGCCAGTAAGAGCCTTCCGCGACCAATGTCCTGGGAGGGCGAACTCTCCGAACCGGAGGAACCGATGCTGGTGGACAACGAAAATTCGAGCTCGAGCTCGAacggcggtggtggtagcaAGCTGGTGATCGCACCGATCGATCCCTCCCCGATCGCCATGGTAGTGCCCAAGCGGGAGGAAGAACTTGACGTCGAACCACCGACGTCCGGGCCGGGTATTACGGAACCGTTGGCACTTACCgcttccagcagcagcagcagtagcagcagtaacagCATCGTCGGTAGTTACAACCTTTCATCCCACGGGAACAGTCAGGGCGGGGGGACGATTCGAAATccgcacagcagcagcaataccGGCAGTAGCAGCTCCAGCAACTCGCCGCTACCGAACCGGCTCATGATCAAACCGGAAGCGGGGCTTCCACTGATCAACCCGGGACTAGCGTACAACGTGTCCGGTCTCGGTAACTCCACCAACATTCCAACGTCTTCGGCGGCCGGATCGTCCACGATGAAGAAGGGACTGCCGGATGTGATAAATCTAAAGTACGAGCTGCCGCCGGGCGGTGTGGGTGATCCGGGCGGAGGGAGTGCACTGCCACCGAATGCAATCCACTCGCCGCTGCTGGTCCGCTCGAAAACGACGCTGCTGCCGGCGAATCCCAGCCCCGACTCAGCCATCCACTCGGTGTACACGCACAGTTCGCCGAGCCAGTCGCCACTAACATCCCGCCATGCACCGTACACGCCATCGCTTAGCCGAAACAATAGTGACGCGTCACACAGCAGCTGCTACTCGTACAGCTCCGAGTTTAGTCCGACCCATTCGCCCATCCAGGGCCGCCACAATATTTTCGCCGGCAGCGGTGGAGGAGGCAGCGGAGGCAGTGGGGGAGGTAGCGCATCGTTCAATGGGTCACCGTTGCATCACTCAGTATTATACAAACCGATGCTGGAcagcgagcagcagcagcagcaggcccTCAAAcagctggcagcagcagcggcggcagcagcCCAGGAAGAACCCCTCTACGATGGGGACCATTTGCCTTCGCCCGGTATATCTCGACAACAGCTTATCAACAG TCCGTGTCCCATTTGTGGTGATAAGATATCCGGCTTCCATTATGGCATTTTCTCGTGCGAGTCGTGCAAGGGCTTCTTCAAGCGTACGGTTCAGAACCGTAAGAACTACGTGTGCCTTAGGGGGGCGGCCTGTCCGGTGACGATAGCGACACGCAAAAAGTGTCCCGCCTGCCGGTTCGAGAAGTGCCTTCAGAAGGGGATGAAGCTGGAAG CTATTCGGGAGGATCGAACACGTGGAGGACGCTCGACGTATCAGTGCTCGTACACCTTGCCAGGGCCGTTGGTGAACGCAGGCGGTGGAATGCAGGCGGGCGACTCGCCAGGAGCGGGATCATTCCAGTATGGTGGAACGGTGCGGTCACCGTACGCGGGAGGTGGCCCCGGTGTTGGTGGAGGTCAACAGATGAAGATGGAACCACCGGACGGTGGCATGATGATGGTCGGGTCGGGATCCATTGGTGGAGGCAGCGGTGCAATGAACGGAATAGGGAATGGACCCGGTTTAGACGGTGGTAGCGGCTCCAGTGGAGCTAACCACATGCAGCCAGGTATTCCAGTTCTATTACAG GAAATCATGGACGTTGAGCCTCTATGGCAGTACAATGCTCAGGAACTGGCCCGACTCAATCAACCCGCAACGAACGTGAGCAGCACGACGATCGCTAACAACCCGATCCTGTCCAGTGCGGGTATCTCGTCCGACAGCAGTCCCGATCTGATCGCTAACCTCTGTAACATTGCCGACCACCGACTGTACAAGATCGTGAAGTGGTGCAAAAGTTTGCCACTGTTTAAGCACATTTCC ATCGACGATCAGATCTGTCTGCTGATCAACTCCTGGTgtgagctgctgctgttttcgTGCTGCTACCGTTCGATCTCGACACCGGGTgagattaaaatttcactcgGCAAGTCGATCACGTTGGATCAGGTGAAGAATAGTGGTTTGCAG ACGTGTATTGAGCGGATGTTAAATCTAACCGATCATTTACGACGATTGCGTGTCGATCGGTACGAGTACGTTGCGATGAAGGTGATCGTATTGCTCTCTTCGGACACGTCCGAACTGAAGGAATCGGAAAAGGTGCGGACAAGCCAGGAGAAGGCATTGCAGGCCCTGCAAGCCTACACCCTGGCCCACTATCCCAAGTCGCCGGCCAAGTTTGGGGAGCTGCTGTTGCGCATTCCCGAGCTACAGCGCACATGTCAG GTCGGTAAGGAAATGCTCACAATCAAACCGAAAGATGGCGAAGAGCCTTCGTTCAACCTGCTAATGGAACTGCTCCGTGGTGAGCACTGA